Proteins co-encoded in one Streptococcus pyogenes genomic window:
- a CDS encoding membrane protein: protein MNLENTKLRTKCPSCGKSIILTFHTRRCPKCFLDFKEDYVKRIFYDYESNVANSTFTKVGEKMTSAGEGMEKTGNTIQQIGCIIMLIPIVYILFQLISAFN, encoded by the coding sequence ATGAATTTAGAAAATACAAAACTAAGAACAAAATGTCCGAGTTGCGGCAAGTCTATTATTCTTACTTTTCACACTAGAAGATGCCCTAAATGTTTTTTAGATTTTAAAGAAGATTATGTGAAGCGAATTTTTTATGATTATGAATCAAACGTAGCAAATTCTACTTTTACAAAAGTTGGAGAAAAAATGACAAGTGCAGGCGAGGGGATGGAAAAGACAGGTAACACAATACAACAAATAGGTTGCATTATCATGCTTATTCCTATAGTGTACATTTTGTTCCAGCTTATTTCGGCGTTTAACTAA
- a CDS encoding XRE family transcriptional regulator, giving the protein MNDKELALYIGSKIKELRKNKGLTQKELAILVNMGDTTIANYEKGFRTPKKNTLFKLANALSVTIDDLFPPIKKSDKTSHELKIPTSPLVKKITTTVVELNVPRKQKVLDFATEQLKEQKNKITSIEKKLYEYKVYEKLSAGTGYGYFGDGNYDTVFYDEELDYDFASWVFGDSMEPTYLNGEVVLIKQTGFDYEGGIYAVEWDGQTYIKKVYREKDGLRLVSLNKKYNDKFAPFSEGPRIIGEIVGNFMPKEY; this is encoded by the coding sequence ATGAATGATAAAGAGCTAGCTTTATATATTGGTTCTAAAATTAAGGAATTGCGAAAAAATAAAGGGCTAACTCAGAAAGAGTTAGCGATCCTAGTTAATATGGGAGATACTACAATTGCTAATTACGAAAAGGGGTTCAGAACACCTAAGAAAAATACTCTATTTAAGTTAGCAAACGCATTATCTGTTACTATCGATGATCTTTTCCCACCTATTAAAAAAAGTGACAAAACTAGTCACGAACTCAAAATCCCTACTTCTCCACTTGTCAAAAAAATAACCACAACAGTCGTAGAATTAAATGTTCCTCGTAAGCAAAAAGTTTTAGACTTTGCAACAGAACAATTGAAAGAGCAAAAAAATAAAATTACTTCAATAGAGAAAAAACTATATGAATACAAAGTCTATGAGAAACTTTCCGCAGGTACAGGTTATGGATATTTTGGTGATGGGAACTATGATACTGTTTTTTACGACGAAGAATTAGATTACGACTTCGCCTCTTGGGTTTTTGGTGATTCTATGGAACCAACTTATCTGAATGGTGAGGTTGTGCTTATCAAACAAACTGGCTTTGATTATGAAGGTGGTATCTATGCCGTAGAATGGGACGGACAAACCTATATTAAGAAAGTTTACAGAGAAAAGGATGGCTTGCGCCTTGTGTCTTTAAATAAAAAATACAATGACAAGTTTGCTCCTTTTAGTGAAGGCCCTCGTATAATAGGGGAAATTGTCGGTAACTTTATGCCTAAAGAGTACTGA
- a CDS encoding helix-turn-helix transcriptional regulator, with protein MQILLYKLRKEKGISQEEMSKVINKSSNTYRDKELGKRDFTQSEMFKIASFFNKDLGEIFTP; from the coding sequence ATGCAGATTCTTCTGTATAAATTGCGAAAAGAAAAAGGAATTTCACAAGAAGAGATGTCCAAAGTTATTAATAAGTCTTCTAACACTTACCGAGATAAAGAATTAGGTAAAAGAGACTTTACTCAAAGCGAAATGTTCAAAATCGCCAGCTTTTTCAACAAAGATTTAGGCGAAATTTTTACACCTTGA
- a CDS encoding phage antirepressor KilAC domain-containing protein, whose amino-acid sequence MQEIFNFKGQEVRTVTIDDEPYFVGKDVAEILGYAKARNAIASHVDDEDKKDAPIQGTLGGTQTMTIINESGLYSLILSSKLPQAKEFKRWVTSEVLPTIRKHGMYATDELLDNPDFAIATLQKLKEEREAKKLLESQIEADRPKVLFADAVSASHTSILVGELAKLLKQNGVNIGATRLFTWLRKHGYLIKRNGRDWNMPTQKSVELGLIRVKETSITHSDGHITVSKTPLVTGKGQQYFINKFLNQEYLPV is encoded by the coding sequence ATGCAAGAGATTTTTAACTTTAAAGGACAAGAAGTCCGAACAGTAACCATTGACGATGAACCTTACTTTGTAGGGAAAGATGTCGCAGAGATTTTGGGGTATGCAAAAGCAAGAAATGCAATTGCTAGTCATGTTGACGATGAAGACAAAAAGGACGCCCCAATTCAGGGCACCCTCGGCGGAACTCAAACGATGACCATCATCAACGAGTCAGGTCTCTACTCTCTCATCTTATCTAGCAAGTTGCCACAAGCCAAAGAGTTTAAACGGTGGGTCACATCAGAAGTATTACCAACAATACGTAAACACGGCATGTATGCAACTGATGAACTACTTGACAATCCAGATTTTGCCATTGCTACGCTACAAAAGCTAAAAGAGGAGCGTGAGGCTAAGAAGTTGCTAGAGTCTCAGATTGAGGCGGACCGTCCCAAAGTACTATTTGCTGATGCCGTAAGTGCTAGCCATACCTCTATCTTAGTCGGAGAACTTGCAAAGTTACTCAAGCAGAATGGGGTAAATATTGGAGCGACTCGTCTCTTCACTTGGCTTCGTAAACACGGCTATCTTATCAAGCGTAATGGCCGAGATTGGAATATGCCTACTCAGAAAAGCGTAGAGCTTGGACTTATAAGGGTCAAGGAAACTAGCATCACCCATTCTGATGGCCATATTACAGTAAGCAAGACACCCCTTGTAACCGGAAAAGGTCAACAATACTTTATTAATAAATTCCTTAATCAGGAATATCTACCAGTTTAA
- a CDS encoding BOW99_gp33 family protein — MKRQKEQWTPKVRCFRKDGSQCEPENITVPISFAGYYQILLEVGA, encoded by the coding sequence ATGAAACGACAAAAAGAACAATGGACCCCAAAGGTTCGCTGTTTTAGGAAAGATGGTTCACAATGTGAGCCAGAAAATATAACAGTGCCAATTTCTTTTGCAGGTTACTATCAAATTTTATTAGAAGTAGGGGCATAA